The Synechococcus sp. M16.1 genome includes the window CAGGGCATAGCTGAACATGCCCCAAAGGCCGGTTTTGTAGCCGAATTCAGGGGCGAGCAGGGTGGTGTTGCCGGTGACCCAGGAGGCCATCAACGTGGCCGTACTCAGGGCCAGCCCGATGTTGCGCCCCGCCAGCATGTAGTCGTCGGCATTGCCTTGACCGCGCCGGCCCCAGGCAATCCCCAGCGCCACCCAGAGAACAGAGAACAGCACCACCAACGCCCAGGCGATCCCGGGCTGAAGGAAGGGAACCGAGTCAGCGGACATCCGTCGACCCCCTGCGATTCCAGTACAGGTGTCCGCGCAGAATCATCACCACCGTCGCCGCAGTCACAACGGCACCAAGGGCAAAGATCAGACGCGCCCAGAGCAATTCATCCAAGGCGAAGGGCGTTTGAACTCCAGAAACAGGTAAGCAAAAGAGGCTTCCCAGCTCCGGCTGTCGCCTTCGATTTAGGTGCCTTCGGATACCCAAACATCAGGCGATCAGTGCTCGGTCGCCTGAAATTGCGGAATGTGTAGCAACCACCACCCGAAGTGGAGTGGGGCGACGCCTTGGATAAACCTCGATTGTGCGATCAGGATGTTCACCGACTACAAACCGACAGTCGGCTTCGACGAATATTTCTGCGGTGAAACGGCCACACCACGCGCCGATCTGGCCCCACTACTCGCATCACTGGGGCAGATGGGATTGCCCGAGCTCAACCGCAGCCATGCTTCGGCCAGTCAGCTGCTGCGTCGCCTCGGCGCCACCTTCCGTCTCAACGATTCCGGCCTCAAAGGCAGCGAACGAATTCTCCCCTTCGATCCCTTGCCTCGGCTGATCGGCCGCAGCGACTGGATCACCCTGGAGCGGGGACTGCTGCAACGCCTGGAAGCCATCGACTGCTTCCTCGCTGACATCTATGGCCCCCAGCAGATCCTCAACGACGGTGTGATCCCACGGGAAGACGTGGAAAGTTCCTCCGGTTGGCGACCTCAGATGCAGGGCATCAGCCTGCCCCTCAACCGCTGGTGCCACATCTCCGGGCTTGACCTGATCCGCGACGGCAAGGGCACCTGGCGGGTGTTGGAGGACAACCTGCGCTGTCCTTCTGGGGTGGCCTACTTCCTCGAGAACCGTCGGGTGATGAAGCGATTGTTCTCTGGCCTGTTCGAAGGCCGTGCCGTTCAACCGATCGACGACTATCCCTCCCATCTGCTGCGCACCCTTCAGGACCTGGCGCCCTGGAGTGACACCCCCCGCGTGGCGATCTTGACGCCCGGGGTGTTCAACAGCGCCTATTTCGAACACAGCTACCTGGCCCAAGAAATGGGCATTCACCTGGTGGAGGGGCGCGATCTGGTGTGCGAAGGCGGCCGGGTGTGGATGCGCAGCACCAATGGCCTGGAACCCGTGGATGTGATCTACCGACGCATCGACGATGATTTTCTTGATCCCACCGTGTTCCGCAAGGACTCGATGCTGGGGGTGCCGGGCCTGATCGACGTGCTGCGGCAAGGACGGGTCGCCATCGCCAACGCCCCTGGCACCGGCATCGCCGACGACAAGCTGATCTATGCCCACGTGCCGGCGATGATCCGCTACTACCTCGATGAGGAGCCGATCATCGAGAACGTTCCCACCTACCTCTGTGCCCGGCCAGACGATCAGCGCTATGTGCTCGAACACCTCGAGCAACTGGTGGTGAAGTCGGTGGCGGAAGCCGGCGGCTACGGAATGCTGATCGGCCCCCAGGCCAGCCGATCGGAGCTAGCGGACTTCGACACGAAGATCCGTGCGAATCCCCGCAACTTCATTGCGCAGCCCACGCTGCAACTCTCCACCGTGCCATCCCTCAGTGACGGTGAGCTCTACCCCTGCCATGTGGATCTGCGCCCCTATGTGCTGCGCGGCGCAAGCAGCTGGGTGAGTCCAGGTGGGCTGACGCGCGTGGCCCTCAAGCGGGGCTCACTGGTGGTGAATTCGTCCCAGGGCGGCGGCTGCAAGGACACCTGGATCGTCGACGACCAACCGATGGCAGCACCGCAAGCCCAGGAGGCTGTGCCGTGCTGAGTCGCGTTGCCGATTCGCTCTACTGGATCAACCGCTATCTGGAACGGGCCGAAAACATCTCGCGCTTTCTGGAAGTGAGTGAAGCGATGGCATTGGACTGTCCTCCGGGCAGCGCCGAACCGTGGCTGCCGCTGGTGGAGGTGACGGGAGATCGCCACCGCTTCGATACGGCCTACCCCGGTGCCACGCCCAAACAGGTGGTGCGCTTCCTGCTGCTGGACCGCAGCAATCCCAACAGCATCGTGAGTTGCATTGCGATGGCCCGGGAAAACGCACGGCAGATCAGGGATGTGATCACCACGGAGATGTGGGAGCAGATCAATGATCTGCACTGGAGCCTGCAGGACGACGAAGACATCTGGCGGGAACCGGTGCAGGAGCAACTGCGGATCATCCGCCGCGGCTGCCAGCTCGTGTACGGGATCACCGACACCACTTTGAGCCGTGATCTGAGTTGGCTGTTTAGTCAGCTGGGACGTCTGATCGAACGAGCCGATAAAACCTCCCGCATCCTCGACGTCAAATACTTCCTGCTGCTGCCCTCCCCTGAGGAGGTGGGCGGCGTGCTGGATGAACTGCAATGGATCACCCTGCTGCGCACAGCGGGGGCTTATCAGATGTACCGGCAGAGCATGCAGCACGCGATCAGCCCTGCCTCCGTGGCCCGCTTTTTGCTGCTGGACC containing:
- a CDS encoding circularly permuted type 2 ATP-grasp protein, which produces MFTDYKPTVGFDEYFCGETATPRADLAPLLASLGQMGLPELNRSHASASQLLRRLGATFRLNDSGLKGSERILPFDPLPRLIGRSDWITLERGLLQRLEAIDCFLADIYGPQQILNDGVIPREDVESSSGWRPQMQGISLPLNRWCHISGLDLIRDGKGTWRVLEDNLRCPSGVAYFLENRRVMKRLFSGLFEGRAVQPIDDYPSHLLRTLQDLAPWSDTPRVAILTPGVFNSAYFEHSYLAQEMGIHLVEGRDLVCEGGRVWMRSTNGLEPVDVIYRRIDDDFLDPTVFRKDSMLGVPGLIDVLRQGRVAIANAPGTGIADDKLIYAHVPAMIRYYLDEEPIIENVPTYLCARPDDQRYVLEHLEQLVVKSVAEAGGYGMLIGPQASRSELADFDTKIRANPRNFIAQPTLQLSTVPSLSDGELYPCHVDLRPYVLRGASSWVSPGGLTRVALKRGSLVVNSSQGGGCKDTWIVDDQPMAAPQAQEAVPC
- a CDS encoding alpha-E domain-containing protein: MLSRVADSLYWINRYLERAENISRFLEVSEAMALDCPPGSAEPWLPLVEVTGDRHRFDTAYPGATPKQVVRFLLLDRSNPNSIVSCIAMARENARQIRDVITTEMWEQINDLHWSLQDDEDIWREPVQEQLRIIRRGCQLVYGITDTTLSRDLSWLFSQLGRLIERADKTSRILDVKYFLLLPSPEEVGGVLDELQWITLLRTAGAYQMYRQSMQHAISPASVARFLLLDPIFPRSVRYCLQGISDTLQQIQQQPNQDTPDDLDCLRGQLLARWSYVRIDNLIEAGLHEAIDQLQQDLNQLHNLIQTRYFTSADLRSIPTDPACVLSSFTA